A region of Sphingobium baderi DNA encodes the following proteins:
- a CDS encoding glutathione S-transferase encodes MAIAELTLSSKNYSSWSLRGWLLCRLAGLQIIERMIALDDPENRAELLLLSPSVLVPRLTHEGASVWDTLAIAEYLHELYPQAGLYPAERIARAHCRSVSGEIHSGFSNLRSALPMNLKVRHDKFPVFPGARPDIERIEAIWSECLGSYGGPWLFGQKPTVADAMFAPVAERFLTYAVTLSPASAAYCRTINGWDLMREWIDEARREPDEVEELDYEF; translated from the coding sequence ATGGCGATCGCGGAACTTACCCTATCGAGCAAAAATTATTCCTCCTGGTCGTTGCGCGGATGGCTCCTGTGCCGTCTGGCGGGCCTGCAAATCATTGAGCGGATGATCGCCCTCGACGACCCTGAAAACAGGGCGGAACTGCTGCTTCTTTCCCCATCGGTGCTGGTTCCGCGCCTCACGCATGAAGGCGCGAGCGTTTGGGACACCCTGGCCATCGCGGAATATCTGCATGAGCTTTATCCGCAGGCTGGACTCTATCCCGCCGAACGAATCGCCCGCGCCCATTGCCGGTCGGTGTCGGGAGAGATTCATTCGGGCTTTTCCAATCTGCGGTCGGCGCTGCCGATGAATCTGAAGGTTCGGCACGACAAATTCCCTGTATTTCCAGGCGCCAGGCCGGATATTGAGCGGATCGAAGCCATATGGTCGGAATGTCTGGGCAGCTATGGCGGCCCCTGGCTATTTGGACAGAAGCCGACGGTGGCCGACGCCATGTTTGCGCCAGTGGCCGAGCGTTTCCTGACCTACGCCGTTACGCTTTCCCCCGCATCGGCCGCCTATTGCAGGACCATCAACGGTTGGGATCTGATGCGCGAATGGATTGACGAAGCACGGCGGGAACCGGATGAAGTCGAAGAATTGGATTACGAATTCTGA
- the acnA gene encoding aconitate hydratase AcnA yields MTAIGQDTLGTRDTLKVGGKDIAYYSLKKAAARLGDVSRLPFSMKVLLENLLRFEDGVTVTVEDIQAIVDWQKDRRSEREIQYRPARVLMQDFTGVPCVVDLAAMRDAMNNLGADASKINPQVPVHLVIDHSVMVDEFGTPQAFEDNVELEYQRNMERYDFLKWGSKSLNNFKVVPPGTGICHQVNLENIAQAVWSSVDADGNIVAYPDTCVGTDSHTTMINGLGVLGWGVGGIEAEAAMLGQPVSMLIPEVVGFKLTGTLGEGITATDLVLTATQMLRAKGVVGRFVEYFGPGLASLSLADRATLANMAPEYGATCGFFGIDDKTLDYMRLTGRSEENIALVEAYAKEQGFWLDASVDPVFTDILELDMSTVVPSLAGPKRPQDKVILTQVDNVFNADLEKLYKKAAPARVAVEGRTHDIGDGDVVIAAITSCTNTSNPGVLVAAGLVAKKAVEKGLKPKPWVKTSLAPGSQVVTDYLEKAGLQSYLDQVGFNLVGYGCTTCIGNSGPLAEPISKAINGNDIVAASVLSGNRNFEGRVSPDVRANFLASPPLVVAYALKGTVTTDFVATPIGQGSDGQDVYLKDIWPTNDEVRSVMDGALTRNMFESRYATVFTGDARWQAINVTGSDTYSWRAGSTYVANPPYFEGLTMTPAPVTDIVDAKPLAIFGDSITTDHISPAGSIKASSPAGKWLSEHQVAQADFNSYGARRGHHEVMMRGTFANIRIKNLMLDGVEGGMTRYEGEIMPIYDAAMKHKADGTPLVVIGGKEYGTGSSRDWAAKGTNLLGVRSVIVESFERIHRSNLVGMGVLPLQFKDGQNKDTLGLTGDETFTITGVAGLKPRQDVDVKVTRADGSTFTFTALCRIDTVNELDYFLNGGILQYVLRKLAA; encoded by the coding sequence ATGACCGCCATCGGACAGGACACACTTGGCACGCGCGATACTTTGAAGGTCGGCGGCAAGGACATCGCCTATTATTCGCTGAAGAAGGCCGCAGCCCGGCTGGGCGACGTTTCGCGCCTGCCTTTCTCGATGAAGGTGCTGCTGGAAAACCTGCTCCGCTTCGAGGATGGCGTGACCGTCACGGTGGAGGATATCCAGGCCATCGTGGACTGGCAGAAGGATCGTAGGTCGGAACGTGAAATCCAGTATCGTCCCGCCCGCGTGCTGATGCAGGACTTTACCGGCGTTCCCTGCGTCGTCGACCTCGCCGCCATGCGCGATGCGATGAACAATCTGGGCGCCGACGCCAGCAAGATCAATCCGCAGGTGCCTGTGCACCTCGTCATCGATCACTCGGTGATGGTGGACGAATTCGGCACGCCGCAGGCGTTCGAGGACAATGTCGAGCTGGAATATCAGCGGAACATGGAACGCTATGACTTCCTGAAATGGGGTTCCAAGTCGCTCAACAATTTCAAGGTCGTTCCTCCCGGCACCGGCATCTGCCATCAGGTCAACCTGGAAAATATCGCGCAGGCCGTCTGGTCGTCGGTCGATGCCGATGGCAACATTGTCGCCTATCCGGACACCTGCGTTGGCACGGATAGCCACACCACCATGATCAACGGCCTCGGCGTGCTTGGCTGGGGTGTCGGTGGGATCGAGGCCGAAGCCGCGATGCTGGGCCAGCCTGTCTCCATGCTCATCCCCGAAGTCGTCGGCTTCAAGCTGACCGGCACGCTGGGCGAAGGCATCACCGCCACCGATCTGGTGTTGACCGCCACACAGATGCTGCGCGCCAAGGGCGTCGTCGGCCGTTTCGTCGAATATTTCGGCCCCGGCCTTGCTTCGCTGAGCCTTGCCGACCGTGCCACGCTGGCCAACATGGCGCCGGAATATGGCGCGACCTGCGGCTTCTTCGGCATTGACGACAAGACGCTGGATTACATGCGCCTCACCGGTCGCAGCGAAGAGAATATCGCGCTGGTCGAAGCCTATGCCAAGGAGCAGGGCTTCTGGCTCGACGCGTCGGTCGATCCGGTCTTCACCGACATTCTCGAACTGGACATGAGCACCGTCGTCCCGTCGCTCGCCGGTCCCAAGCGCCCGCAGGACAAGGTGATCCTGACGCAGGTCGATAACGTGTTCAACGCCGACCTCGAAAAGCTCTACAAGAAGGCCGCGCCCGCCCGCGTCGCTGTCGAAGGCCGGACCCATGACATCGGCGACGGCGACGTGGTCATCGCCGCGATCACGAGCTGCACCAACACGTCGAACCCCGGCGTCCTCGTCGCCGCCGGCCTCGTCGCCAAGAAGGCGGTCGAAAAGGGCCTGAAGCCCAAGCCCTGGGTCAAGACCTCGCTCGCCCCCGGTTCGCAGGTCGTCACCGATTATCTGGAGAAGGCTGGTCTCCAGTCCTATCTCGATCAGGTCGGCTTCAACCTTGTCGGCTATGGCTGCACCACTTGCATCGGCAATTCCGGCCCGCTCGCCGAGCCGATCAGCAAGGCGATCAACGGCAACGACATCGTCGCCGCGTCGGTTCTGTCGGGCAATCGCAACTTCGAAGGTCGCGTGTCGCCCGACGTGCGCGCCAACTTCCTCGCATCGCCGCCGCTGGTCGTCGCCTATGCGCTGAAGGGCACCGTCACCACCGACTTCGTCGCAACCCCGATCGGTCAGGGCAGCGACGGTCAGGACGTCTATCTCAAGGACATCTGGCCCACCAATGACGAAGTTCGCTCCGTCATGGATGGCGCGCTGACCCGCAATATGTTCGAAAGCCGTTATGCGACCGTCTTTACCGGCGACGCCCGCTGGCAGGCGATCAACGTCACGGGATCGGACACCTATAGCTGGCGCGCGGGTTCGACCTATGTCGCCAACCCGCCCTATTTCGAAGGGCTGACCATGACCCCGGCGCCCGTCACCGACATCGTGGACGCCAAGCCACTCGCGATTTTCGGCGATTCGATCACTACCGACCATATTTCTCCGGCCGGTTCGATCAAGGCCAGCAGCCCGGCGGGCAAGTGGCTCTCCGAGCATCAGGTCGCGCAGGCCGACTTCAACAGCTACGGCGCGCGCCGTGGTCATCATGAAGTCATGATGCGCGGTACCTTCGCCAATATCCGCATCAAGAACCTGATGCTGGACGGCGTCGAAGGCGGCATGACCCGCTATGAGGGCGAAATCATGCCCATTTACGACGCGGCGATGAAGCATAAGGCCGACGGCACGCCGCTGGTCGTCATCGGTGGCAAGGAATATGGCACCGGCTCGTCGCGCGACTGGGCCGCGAAGGGCACCAACCTGCTGGGCGTCCGATCGGTCATCGTCGAGAGCTTCGAGCGTATCCACCGCTCGAACCTGGTCGGCATGGGCGTGCTGCCGCTCCAGTTCAAGGATGGCCAGAACAAGGATACGCTGGGCCTGACGGGCGATGAAACCTTTACCATCACGGGCGTCGCTGGCCTCAAGCCGCGTCAGGACGTGGACGTGAAGGTGACGCGCGCCGACGGTTCGACCTTCACCTTCACCGCGCTTTGCCGCATCGATACCGTTAACGAACTGGATTATTTCCTGAACGGCGGCATCCTGCAATATGTGCTTCGCAAGCTCGCCGCCTGA
- a CDS encoding glutamine amidotransferase gives MKKALIVRHVPREGAAGYLQPIEAAGYHIERVDVANPDFAGVDLCEPDLLIMMGGPMGVYEQDAHPWIPLQIAKLAQRLGRDRPTLGVCLGSQMIAAAMGAPVYPGGTMEIGFAPIALNMAGTDSPIRHLEDVPVLHWHSDTFDLPQGVELLASTRHYAHQAFRRGGNVLALQFHAEMGEDARFEDWLTHFWADLDMAGQCGIALRDDHDRHGPGAVAAGRAMIAEWLGNIRLD, from the coding sequence ATGAAGAAAGCGCTTATCGTTCGTCATGTGCCGCGTGAAGGAGCGGCAGGATATCTTCAGCCGATCGAGGCCGCAGGCTATCATATAGAACGGGTGGACGTGGCAAATCCCGATTTTGCCGGCGTTGATCTTTGCGAGCCTGATCTGCTTATCATGATGGGCGGCCCGATGGGCGTTTATGAGCAGGACGCGCATCCCTGGATTCCCTTGCAGATAGCCAAGCTGGCGCAGAGGCTGGGACGCGACCGGCCGACGCTGGGTGTTTGCCTGGGCAGCCAGATGATAGCCGCCGCCATGGGCGCGCCGGTCTATCCCGGCGGGACCATGGAAATCGGCTTCGCGCCCATCGCTCTAAATATGGCGGGCACCGATTCCCCCATCCGGCATCTGGAGGATGTGCCGGTGCTGCATTGGCATAGCGACACGTTCGACCTGCCGCAGGGCGTGGAATTGCTGGCATCGACCCGGCACTATGCCCATCAGGCGTTTCGGCGGGGGGGCAATGTGCTGGCGCTGCAATTCCATGCGGAGATGGGAGAAGATGCCCGATTCGAAGATTGGCTGACCCATTTCTGGGCTGATCTCGATATGGCGGGACAATGCGGCATTGCCTTGCGCGATGATCATGACAGGCATGGGCCGGGCGCCGTGGCCGCGGGGCGTGCGATGATCGCCGAATGGCTCGGCAATATCCGGCTAGATTAA
- a CDS encoding YbaN family protein: protein MRRTFYLLAGFLSLGLGAIGAFLPLLPTVPFMILAAFCFARSSPSLEARLLEHRHFGPHIRRWRERGAISRRGKKAALAAFLFSAILALLFSPFPWFLVPLAAALIGGMWIWTRPES from the coding sequence ATGCGCCGGACTTTCTATCTTCTTGCGGGTTTCCTGTCTCTGGGCCTTGGGGCCATCGGCGCCTTCCTGCCTTTGCTGCCCACAGTTCCCTTCATGATCCTCGCCGCGTTCTGCTTCGCGCGATCCAGCCCTTCGCTTGAAGCCCGCCTGCTGGAGCATCGCCATTTCGGCCCGCACATCCGACGCTGGCGCGAGCGTGGCGCGATCAGTCGCCGAGGAAAAAAGGCCGCACTGGCCGCTTTTCTTTTCAGCGCAATACTGGCGCTGTTATTTTCGCCCTTCCCCTGGTTTCTCGTGCCTCTGGCCGCTGCCTTGATCGGGGGAATGTGGATATGGACGAGACCGGAAAGCTAA
- a CDS encoding sensor histidine kinase, translating to MIGVAALWISVLLLGGGVALDRVLTDAITRNFDDGLNYVLTAMIASAEIGPDGEVLFNRPLADQRFLEPNSGLYYQISAKEHEDWRSRSLWDRALKVPDGHADQNFHTYDSKQFPGEDLRIMERTVILPGSNTRWMFMVAAAREGLDRQIHTLRSTLFQSFALLALGLIVLTTFQTIYGLRPLRRVRHEIVRMRGGEKNRVTEPMPAEVLPMVEELNALLAHNERQAEEARTHAGNLAHALKTPLTVIMNAATAQSPDLGDTVIREATTMRRQVDHHLARARAVGRRGAAQSRAEVWTSLQAVERAVQRLYPEARIDMSGDKLVAVRVERQDLDEMLGNLIENAAKYGGGSVFATVEKKESMVEILVEDDGAGIPEADRIRIFDRGVRLDSGKPGTGLGLAIVRDVAEIYGGSVAMEESDDLGGLLVRLRLPMA from the coding sequence ATGATCGGCGTCGCGGCGTTGTGGATCAGCGTCCTGTTACTGGGCGGCGGCGTCGCGCTGGACCGTGTCCTGACGGACGCGATCACGCGCAATTTCGACGATGGCCTTAACTATGTGCTGACCGCCATGATCGCATCGGCCGAAATCGGTCCCGATGGTGAAGTGCTGTTCAACCGGCCTTTGGCCGACCAGCGGTTCCTCGAACCCAATAGCGGCCTTTACTACCAGATCAGCGCGAAAGAGCATGAGGACTGGCGATCCCGTTCCCTGTGGGACCGCGCCCTCAAGGTGCCTGACGGACATGCCGACCAGAATTTCCACACCTATGACAGCAAGCAGTTTCCCGGAGAGGATTTGCGGATCATGGAGCGGACCGTCATTCTGCCGGGATCGAATACCCGCTGGATGTTCATGGTCGCGGCGGCCCGCGAAGGACTGGACAGGCAGATACATACACTGCGCTCAACCCTGTTTCAGAGCTTCGCCCTGCTCGCTCTCGGCTTGATCGTGCTGACGACATTCCAGACCATCTATGGCCTGCGCCCTCTTCGCAGGGTTCGGCATGAGATCGTTCGGATGCGGGGCGGAGAGAAAAATCGCGTGACGGAGCCGATGCCCGCCGAAGTGCTGCCGATGGTCGAAGAACTCAATGCGCTACTCGCGCATAATGAGCGGCAGGCGGAGGAGGCACGGACCCATGCGGGCAACCTTGCCCATGCGCTCAAAACGCCGCTGACGGTCATCATGAACGCCGCGACCGCGCAATCGCCGGACCTTGGCGACACGGTGATTCGCGAAGCGACCACGATGCGGCGGCAGGTCGATCACCATCTCGCCCGCGCCAGGGCCGTGGGACGGCGCGGCGCCGCGCAGAGCCGGGCTGAAGTATGGACCAGTCTTCAGGCGGTCGAACGGGCGGTCCAGCGCCTTTATCCCGAAGCACGCATCGACATGAGCGGCGACAAGCTTGTGGCCGTCCGCGTGGAACGGCAGGATCTGGATGAAATGCTCGGCAATCTCATCGAAAATGCCGCAAAATATGGCGGGGGCAGCGTTTTCGCGACCGTCGAGAAAAAAGAGAGCATGGTCGAGATATTGGTCGAAGATGACGGCGCCGGTATTCCAGAGGCTGATCGCATCCGTATCTTCGACCGTGGCGTGCGGCTCGATTCAGGCAAGCCCGGCACCGGCCTTGGCCTTGCCATCGTGCGCGATGTGGCCGAAATCTACGGCGGGTCCGTCGCGATGGAGGAAAGCGATGACCTAGGCGGCCTGCTCGTCCGTTTGCGGCTGCCCATGGCCTGA
- a CDS encoding polyhydroxyalkanoate depolymerase produces MRMLYTGYQAWNDMLAPSRWGARLALGMKDSLGSFADLPAPRRLFALMDVFEGAKLTHKRPSYDIKTVSSGNADVAVREEVVLEMPFGDLLHFAKDDVVTAQPKVLVVAPMSGHFSTLLRSTLTTLLRDHDVYITDWKNARDVPLSAGAFGFDDYVDYVISFFQELGPGAHLLSVCQPCVPALAAVALMAEDKDPSTPRSMTLMAGPIDTRMQPTVVNELAQDKPIGWFERNLISVVPFRFTGRGREVYPGFLQLAAFVSMNLGRHGAQHRELYQLLADGKDDEAQHIKDFYEEYFAVLDMTKEFYIETIERVFQRTLLAKGELMHRDRLVNPGAIRKTALLTVEGERDDVCGIGQTSAAHGLCTGLRPHLKRHHLQTGVGHYGVFSGSKWEKLVYPQVRNMILAMN; encoded by the coding sequence ATGCGAATGCTCTATACAGGCTATCAGGCTTGGAACGATATGCTGGCCCCCTCGCGTTGGGGTGCAAGGCTGGCGCTGGGAATGAAGGATAGTCTCGGCTCGTTCGCCGACTTACCTGCCCCTCGCCGTCTTTTCGCCCTGATGGACGTGTTTGAAGGCGCGAAACTCACGCACAAGCGCCCTTCCTACGACATCAAGACCGTAAGCAGCGGCAACGCCGACGTCGCGGTGAGGGAGGAAGTCGTGCTGGAGATGCCGTTTGGCGATCTTCTGCATTTTGCCAAGGACGATGTGGTGACGGCCCAGCCCAAGGTGCTCGTGGTCGCGCCGATGTCAGGTCATTTTTCCACCCTGCTCCGCAGCACGCTGACGACATTGCTGCGCGATCACGATGTCTACATAACGGATTGGAAGAATGCGCGCGACGTGCCGCTTAGCGCCGGCGCCTTCGGTTTCGATGATTATGTCGATTATGTGATCAGCTTTTTCCAGGAGCTCGGCCCCGGCGCGCATTTATTGTCCGTGTGCCAGCCTTGCGTGCCGGCATTGGCCGCTGTGGCGTTGATGGCGGAGGACAAGGATCCCTCGACGCCTCGCTCCATGACGTTGATGGCCGGTCCCATCGATACGCGCATGCAGCCCACCGTGGTTAATGAGCTGGCGCAGGACAAGCCGATCGGCTGGTTCGAACGGAATCTGATTTCGGTTGTCCCGTTCCGTTTTACGGGGCGCGGGCGGGAAGTCTATCCGGGCTTTCTGCAACTCGCGGCCTTTGTCTCCATGAATCTGGGGCGGCATGGCGCGCAGCATCGTGAGCTTTATCAACTCCTTGCCGATGGGAAGGATGACGAAGCGCAGCATATCAAGGATTTCTACGAGGAATATTTCGCCGTCCTGGATATGACGAAGGAATTCTACATCGAAACCATCGAGCGCGTGTTTCAGCGAACCTTGCTGGCGAAGGGAGAATTGATGCACCGCGACCGGCTGGTCAATCCCGGCGCCATACGCAAGACCGCATTGCTGACCGTAGAGGGGGAGAGGGATGATGTTTGCGGAATCGGTCAGACTTCTGCCGCTCATGGTCTTTGCACGGGACTGCGCCCCCATTTGAAACGCCATCACCTTCAGACCGGCGTGGGCCATTATGGCGTATTTTCAGGCAGTAAATGGGAAAAGCTCGTCTACCCCCAAGTGCGGAACATGATTCTGGCGATGAACTGA